The Terriglobia bacterium DNA window GTCTGGACCTTTGCAAGCACTTCCCTGCCTCGGACCTTCCCTAATTCCTCGGCCAGCCCTTGTTGGAAGCACCGGATGATCTTTCGTGGAAGACTTCTCCCACCCGACTTTGTTGACTCGCTTTCGGGAATACTCACAAAGCCCCCTTGAAATACAAACGTCAATTAATATGTCACAAGGCCTTTCCGGGTTCAACGTTGGGGCGGACGCCGCGGCGGACGCCCCGACAACAAACATTCCACGATGTCTCCGTGCAAGTTCATTTCCATCGAGACCTACTCGGCGCGTTTGAGGCTGGAGTGCTCGGCCAGCATCTTCTGCTGGGTGCGAATCTCGTCCAGTTGACCCTTGAAGGCCTCTCTGCCGATATCGTGTCCATTATTGATTTTTCCAAAGAGTCCCACTACGTCGGAAAAGCCTTCGAGATCTTTGGCCTGTTTGGAATTCGGGCCCAAAGACCCCTCTTGCTTGAGTCGGGCAATTCGAGTGGCGAGGGCTGCCGCCGGGTCTTTGGACGCTGCCACGCCATCCAGATCCGCAATCAGGCCCGCCAGGTATTGAGCCTCGCTCTTGCGTGAAGCCTCCAGCTTTGCCATTTCGCTGGGAATTCCGAGTGCAGTCCGATCCTCGAACACCACGAGCGAGGGATACACTTCAACTGCCACCGGGGTTGCACCGGCTGACCGCACGGTAAAATTCCTCGTGATTTGACGTGTCGTCGCGGGAGAGAAAGTTAAGGAGGGGCTGGCAACCTCCGGCTGATTCTTAGCGATGGCCAGATTCTTGATCAGGTCCTCCCCGCCTTCGCTGGGGGCTCCCCTGCCGTCGGCGAACCGGAGCCAAAGATGGTAGTTGAAGGCGGTGATCACCTGGCGGGAATTGTTTTGAAACTCAATTTCGAGGGACACCATCGTGACCCCCGCAGGCAGCGTCGAACTATGGGACGAATTCACGGCGGCGTGCTTTACTTGAAGGGCCGCCTCAACCGCCGCATTGTGCGTCAGCGCGGGAGGCGAAGCGGGCTGGCTTCCACCTTGCCCCGTGCCCGGTGCTGAAGGCTCTGTTTGCCCTGCTATGATCAGCGGTGTTAATAGGAGAAGAATCAGGATCGAGTTTTTTCTCATAAAGCATCCGAGGTGAACAGCACCGCCGAGGCATGGAGGGCCGCAAGAGATAGTGTATACGTCTGGAAAGGAAAGGAAAAATGGAAAATGAAGATATGAGGGCGGGTATGCAACTTACATCGCTAACCCGACTTCCTCTCGACCTTTTTTTAGAGGCATCTCATCCCAAGTTCGTCCTTCAAGCTCTCGTCCCGCTTTTTTCTTTCGGACGCCGCCCCATTGCTTGAAGAAGAACGGCACACCGGCGGACCTGCAGTGGTCGCGGATTGATCGTACCCAGTCCACCCTCATCGGGCGCGCGCCGGGGCCCGATTCACCTCCTACAATCACCCAATCAATTCCCCGAAGATCCAGACTCTCCAAAGGTCCAAGAAGCGGTTCAAGGGAGAGAAACTTAATCTTGGCGTCGGTGCTGCGGAGAAAATCGATGCGACCAACGTAATCCTGGTTTTCGACGCTGACTCCCATCCAAATGTTCTCGGTCCAAGGCAGCAACGAGCTCAGTCTCGAGAGCCGATCTGCGCGTTTGGTCAGGATTTGAAAGCGGTGCCACCGGGCCTTAGCCATCACCACAAACATCTTCTGAATGAAATCAAACGGAACGTCGAGATGGAAAAGGTCACTCATGGAGTTTACGAAGATCGTTTGTGGCCTTTTCCAGCGCAGAGGCAATTCCAACGAATCTTCGTGCAAGGTAAGTATGAAGCCGTTGAGATAATGGGGCTGGCCCATCGCCTGCAAGCGAAACGCCATACGTTCCGCATAACAGTGCTTGCACCCAGGACTAATCTTGCTGCACCCCGTCAGGGGGTTCCAGGTGGATTCAGTCCACTCAATGGAGGAATTGGCAGCCATTAGGAGATTCCCCTACGTCGGTACTTGTTAAAAATATCATTAACTATATCTGCGGCGACTGGCTTCTGGGAAGCGAACAACAAATCATAGACGAATGCTGCCCCTAAGTTAACCGAAAATGCCCTGCTGCCTCAATTCTGCATCCTGACACCATCGATTTTTCTTACATGATGGGCCGGACATTTCTAAATCAACGAGTGTCTAGAGCATTGAAGCCCTGGCTGTTGTCTAAGGGCGAGATGTATGTATGATAATATATCATTATTCGATGTATTTATATTGACATACGGTTGATATTGATACTATAATATCATCGAATTTCCAGGGAGAGGTGGCTCATGTCAATTGACCTCAAGGATATCGGATTGAGGTTGCGCAGGATTCGAGAGAGCCGGGGTTATACCCAGGAGGAAATCGCCGGGGTTCTCGATATCCCCCGCCCGAGTGTTGTTCAGATCGAGGCCGGAAAACGCTCTCTCGACAGCATCGAATTAATGAAGTTATCCGCGGAGCTGGGTTTCGATCCAAAAGATCTCTTTGCTGCGAAGACGAGCGAGCAGTTGGATTCAGTAACGGCTTTGTTCCGGGCCGATCCAGATTTGGCAACTGACAAAAAACTGACCCATACGATTTCCAAGTGGTCAGCATTGTGCCGTCAATTCACCACGCTTGAAAGGCTTGTTGGAGTCGATAGAAGTTATGTCTCTCCAGTTCGCTACGATTTGCCTGAAGCACGAAGCAAATGGGAA harbors:
- a CDS encoding phage Gp37/Gp68 family protein, giving the protein MAANSSIEWTESTWNPLTGCSKISPGCKHCYAERMAFRLQAMGQPHYLNGFILTLHEDSLELPLRWKRPQTIFVNSMSDLFHLDVPFDFIQKMFVVMAKARWHRFQILTKRADRLSRLSSLLPWTENIWMGVSVENQDYVGRIDFLRSTDAKIKFLSLEPLLGPLESLDLRGIDWVIVGGESGPGARPMRVDWVRSIRDHCRSAGVPFFFKQWGGVRKKKAGRELEGRTWDEMPLKKGREEVGLAM